A window from Gossypium raimondii isolate GPD5lz chromosome 7, ASM2569854v1, whole genome shotgun sequence encodes these proteins:
- the LOC128042519 gene encoding uncharacterized protein LOC128042519 produces the protein MVEYWLEVTESIMNDIDYTLEQKLKGAVFLLRDEVYSWWLLVEEGEVCGASYVDARRHEFMNLTQCDRSVVEYEAEFLRLSRYARGMVASEYEKCVCFEDNLRDNLRVLIAPQREREFSVLVDKAKITDEVSGWSAKIRIVREARIREIQSLFNSVQRPKKRARLEGPVRVGVPVAPTRIQPCDDCGRRHPRECWRRLGACLRCGSLEHHSRECPQRADQMQASEPDIGSTHSYVASTVSENLGISIECTSSKVTVLSLLGQSVRVSRVYRNVPLEVQGVVFLANLMELPFAEFDLILGMDWSVVHRVSLDHTTKRVFLRIMDDKEVVVIGEHQDCLSNVISAFMAEKWVRKGCETFMAFVSVSVSRDFSVGDIGTVRELTDVFPKELTGLPLNREVEFGIELLPSTTPISIAPYRMAPKELTELKAQFQELLDHGFICPSVSPWGHQFCL, from the exons ATGGTCGAGTATTGGTTGGAGGTCACCGAGAGTATCATGAACGATATCGACTATACTCTTGAGCAGAAGCTTAAAGGTGCAGTCTTTTTGCTTCGCGACGAGGTGTATTCGTGGTGGTTATTggttgaggagg GGGAAGTATGTGGGGCGAGCTATGTTGATGCTCGTAGGCATGAATTCATGAATCTCACGCAATGTGATAGATCTGTGGTCGAGTATGAGGCTGAGTTTTTGAGGTTGAGCCGCTACGCTCGAGGCATGGTAGCGTCTGAGTATGAGAAATGTGTCTGTTTTGAGGATAACTTGAGGGATAATCTGAGGGTGTTGATTGCTCCACAGAGGGAGCGAGAGTTCTCAGTTCTGGTGGATAAGGCGAAGATCACAGATGAGGTTAGTGGGTGGAGCGCTAAAATAAGGATCGTGAGAGAGGCAAGAATAAGAGAGATTCAGAGCCTTTTTAATTCTGTTCAGAGGCCCAAAAAACGTGCCAGACTTGAGGGGCCTGTTAGAGTGGGGGTTCCTGTTGCTCCTACTAGGATTCAACCATGTGATGATTGTGGTAGGCGCCATCCGAGAGAGTGTTGGAGGAGGTTAGGGGCTTGTTTGAGGTGTGGTTCTTTGGAGCATCATAGTAGAGAGTGTCCACAGCGGGctgatcagatgcaagcttcaGAACCGG ACATAGGTTCTACACATTCCTATGTAGCTAGTACTGTTTCTGAAAACTTGGGGATTTCTATTGAGTGTACTTCTAGTAAGGTTACCGTACTGAGTCTTTTGGGGCAATCTGTTCGAGTAAGTAGAGTTTATAGGAATGTTCCGTTAGAGGTGCAGGGGGTTGTATTTCTGGCAAATCTGATGGAGCTACCGTTTGCGGAGTTTGacttaattctgggtatggactggtcAGTTGTGCATAGGGTTAGTTTGGATCACACGACTAAGAGGGTCTTTCTGAGGATCATGGATGATAAGGAGGTGGTTGTGATCGGTGAGCATCAAGATTGtttgtctaatgtgatctccGCTTTTATGGCTGAGAAATGGGTTCGGAAAGGCTGTGAGACATTTATGGCTTTCGTCAGTGTTTCAGTTTCTAGGGACTTTTCTGTCGGGGATATTGGAACTGTGAGGGAACTTACTGATGTCTTTCCTAAGGAGTTAACAGGTTTACCCCTGAATCgggaagttgagtttggtattgagctTCTACCGAGTACAACTCCGATATCCATCGCTCCATACCGTATGGCACCAAAGGAGCTTacagagcttaaggctcaaTTTCAAGAGCTTCTGGATCATGGTTTCATCTGTCCTAGTGTGTCTCCATGGGGGCACCagttttgtttgtaa